The Brassica napus cultivar Da-Ae chromosome C1, Da-Ae, whole genome shotgun sequence DNA segment AATGGCATAAACTTACTTTCGGTAGATCTCCCTTAAACGTCTTCTCAAGGGCCGAGGTGATTTCAGCTGGTCAAACCAAGGCATCTTCGAAACACCAGGCCAGTTGTTTTCATCAGGTGATCCACAAAGTTCATAAATCTTAGTCAATTGTTCAGTCTGGAGACAGATTAACATTTGAGAGTGAATAATCATCTAACGCACTGCCCgagatgttcaaaaaaaaaaaaaagatgaaaaaaccGACCTCGGTTTTGCCAGGCAAGATTGGTTTCCCATTCAAAAGTTCAGCAAATATGCAACCAACTGACCACATGTCAATCGCTGGTCCATATTTTGTAGCACCGAGTAGCAATTCAGGGGGCCTACAGCAATAACCAATACATTAAAGATGCAAACAAAGTTAAAGCAAGACTTATATGTGTATAGCTTTCAAGTATGCATACCTATACCACAAAGTGATGACACGGTTTGTAAGATTTCCATCATGATCATGAGAATAGGAGCGTGCAAGCCCAAAATCCGCAAGCTTTAAGTTTCCCTCATTGTCAATAAGGAGGTTGGAACCTGCATCAAGATATCATCTAGGTCAAGTAGAGCAAGTAAAGGCGAGAGAACAAATGTCTTTAGGGATAGTCAATCACCTTTAATATCACGATGAAGAACTTTTTTAATATGACAGTAGTGAAGCCCAGTGAGCAGTTGCTTCATGTAACACTACAAGTCGAAATGTCAGACAAAGTTGGGAGAAATAGATTTTGCAAAGGCTACAACAAGGTATCTAGCCATGCGATACCTTGATTTGAGGAACAGTAAATCCCTGTGTAGAACGATCAGAGAGTCCAGTCAAGTCATGATCCATGTACTCAAAGACCATGTAGATTCCGCCCTTGTATTTGTTATTATCTAAAAATGAGATCAAAGAAAGAAGCTTTAAACTAGGTGACGGTATGTCTAACaagttgtccaaaaaaaataataagatattgGATAAGTTTCACTAACCTGGCTTTCCTTGGTCGTCCCTATCTCGACCTTTTTAaagtaaacaaacaaaaagactcAAGAATCAAATATCAAACTAAAGTAAATAGAGGATGAGAGAGGTGGATTCCTTGTTACCTGGCGAAGTAACAATCTCTTTCAAATGAATGACGTTTGGATGATCCAGCTTCTTCAGAATTTTGATCTCCCGGATGGCTGTGATGGGAAACTTGAAGCAAAAAAAGTGATTGATATAAGTCATTTGGATTCACAAAAGGTTGCAACTTTTGTAAGCTAGTAGTGAGATTGTAGAGCTTACCCCTTCTCTTTCATTGTCCATACGGATCTTCTTAAGAGCAACGATCTCTCCAGTTTTAATTTCTCTAGCCATGTATACTTGACTGCCAAATCAATAAGCCAAACAATATGAACACCAGAAGATAGCTTGAGATTGATGTTTACTCACAAGATCTACCATATCAAAAAGCTTTAACTTTTGTGTAAGCGAGTGAAGATAAAACAAGAGAAAAATCAATCTAGCTTTTGGATTGAATTTCAAAATACTAATGACGCAAAGCTGTTAGCAGCCccaaacataaaccctaaagaATCCAATCAACAAAATACATAATTTCATCAACAACAGATAGATCAATCCTCCAACCTAGAAATTCACAAATCGGTTCAAACGGAATCAAAGAAGAGAACccagaagaggaagaaggaggagaagaaTACCCGTAAGTTCCTTCGCCGACCTGTTCAAGCTTCTCGAAGCAATCGACGCCACGAGATCCCCAGAACGGAGGGGGCTCCTCCATATTCAACTGCCCAAAATCCGCTATCGCCATTCTTTCTCCTCCACCGACGAATCGTATTTGGCTCCGCCCTCGTCGCCGCTCCCCTTCGCTGAGAAACCCTAAGCTTCTTAGCGTTTTTCGGTTTATGGATCGGTttagcttttatttattttacgtgtTACTTTCCTTGCAAGTAACCCACGGTGACTGATACTGATAAAAAGGAAACTTAACTATAGTCTTAAAAGAGTGATTGATATCTGTCTTAATTCTTTTTAATTGTGTTTCCTTTTACttgtttttattgatttctacttttcattttctttaaatttgacCACTTCTTTAAGATGGTAAATGAGTAACTAATATTTATTACCCTTGTATTCAAAGGGACTATGTTTCTTTTGTATTTTGGTATGGCTTTGTATCCCTTTTTCTTTCATTATTGCAATATATTTGACTTCcataaaattgtatatatatatatatatgaaagcaCTTTTGAAGAGTCTTAAGACATAGAAGAAACAAAGAAATCAACAAGAGAAACGATGGTGAAAACCTATACTCACGAGTCtctaaaaatcatttatttgttcGTGTTTGCATTACTGATTGTGAGATTAATTCCATCAAAAGCTCAACCTCCATATTGTACTATGGAAAGACGTGATACTGAGTACTTTAATTGCGTTGATTCTCTCAAGTTGGGTACACCATGGGTTCCTCCTTCCAAAGACTGCTGCGAATATATACAAATCGATAATATGGCTTGCTTCTGCAAAGGCGCCAATAGATTATTTTCAGCAGTTTTTGACCAAAATAAGCTTTTCAAAATCTCTCATGCATGCGGAGATCTCTTAGTTCCGGGATCATATTGCGGAAGTAAGTATCACTAAAACTACACTTTCAAATCTAATCATCTTCGtacttaatgatttttttttggtatatcaGTTTTCAAGGTTCCAGGTGGTGTGTGAGAAAAGATGGATGTGCATgtcatattttgtttcttttctttgtatatctcaaattttaaaatatatatatgactataTCATAtggttaaaaattaaa contains these protein-coding regions:
- the LOC125580707 gene encoding cyclin-dependent kinase C-2-like, which gives rise to MAIADFGQLNMEEPPPFWGSRGVDCFEKLEQVGEGTYGQVYMAREIKTGEIVALKKIRMDNEREGFPITAIREIKILKKLDHPNVIHLKEIVTSPGRDRDDQGKPDNNKYKGGIYMVFEYMDHDLTGLSDRSTQGFTVPQIKCYMKQLLTGLHYCHIKKVLHRDIKGSNLLIDNEGNLKLADFGLARSYSHDHDGNLTNRVITLWYRPPELLLGATKYGPAIDMWSVGCIFAELLNGKPILPGKTETEQLTKIYELCGSPDENNWPGVSKMPWFDQLKSPRPLRRRLREIYRNFDRHALELLERMLVLDPSQRISAKDALDADYFWTDPLPCDPKSLPKYESSHEFQTKKRRQEMRHNEEAAKKQKMQHPQQHSRWPAQQHGVGQTHAAPHWPAGPNHPVNNGPPPQIPAGGPSGHHYYQNPRGPAPGSNGYHHPSGNQTGGYNNNRSRGGYSSGSFPSQGRGAPYGAGPSGGYGVRPPNYSQSGGQYGGSGRGQNPMGGARNQRYGGWQ
- the LOC125575349 gene encoding uncharacterized protein LOC125575349, translating into MVKTYTHESLKIIYLFVFALLIVRLIPSKAQPPYCTMERRDTEYFNCVDSLKLGTPWVPPSKDCCEYIQIDNMACFCKGANRLFSAVFDQNKLFKISHACGDLLVPGSYCGSKYH